In Listeria cossartiae subsp. cossartiae, one genomic interval encodes:
- a CDS encoding GNAT family N-acetyltransferase translates to MIRQAKKSDAPKIAPLLLVIWKDMELPILEVETEEAITNALIEAIQTEDYRYSYRHLHVFEQDGDIAGVLAGYPGEIESEIDQPWNAIAKKHGITYEEPIFADKETFPGEWYLDSIVTNEKYRGHGVGTALLAKLTEIAAEDGEKVVGLNCDKGNPHAKRLYERLGFHVTGEITLSGHEYEHMQK, encoded by the coding sequence TTGATTCGACAAGCCAAAAAATCAGATGCGCCGAAAATTGCGCCACTTTTACTAGTAATATGGAAAGATATGGAATTGCCCATTTTAGAAGTAGAAACGGAAGAAGCGATTACGAATGCGCTAATTGAAGCGATTCAGACCGAGGACTATCGTTATAGTTACAGACATCTGCACGTGTTTGAACAAGACGGCGATATTGCGGGTGTTTTAGCGGGGTATCCTGGGGAAATCGAGTCAGAAATCGACCAACCTTGGAATGCAATCGCGAAAAAACACGGCATTACTTACGAGGAACCAATTTTTGCGGATAAAGAAACGTTTCCGGGCGAATGGTATTTAGATTCGATTGTTACAAACGAAAAATACCGCGGACACGGTGTTGGAACGGCTTTGCTTGCTAAACTAACAGAAATTGCCGCAGAGGATGGCGAAAAAGTAGTTGGGTTAAATTGTGACAAAGGAAATCCACATGCCAAACGTTTATATGAGCGCCTAGGATTTCATGTGACCGGGGAAATTACCCTTAGCGGCCACGAATACGAACATATGCAAAAATAA